CCGACGGTCTCGTCGGTCGTCCACCGTTGCAGGAGGATCACGTCGACGTGGTAGAGCGAGTTCAGGAACAGGAAGAACAGAATCGTACTGCCGAGATAGCCGACGATCCCGCGCTTGGGCAGGTCGATGCTCGGCGGCGAAACGAGCGACCGAAGCGGGATCGACTGGGCGATGAAGACCAGCGCGAGCGCGAACGCCGCCGCGCTAGCGACGATGTGGCCGACGAGGACCCCCTCGACGCCGAGCCCCGCGTAGACGAGCGCCAGCGCGACCGTGACGAACAGCGTCTTCTCGACCACCTTCAGCGGCTCCGAACGGGACTCGCGCTCGAGTCCCATCAGAGTCCGCAGATTGTGGTACGCGAGCTGGCTGGCGACCGCGTAACCGCCGAGCAGGTAGAACAGCGACGTGAAGGGGCCGCCGAACGCCCGCGCGGCGAGGCCGGTCCACGCAGCGACCCAGAAGGCGGCCCCGACGAGCAGCCCGAGACCGAGCGCCGGCCAAAACACGTAGCCGTAGACGGCCGCCTGCCACGCCGGATCGGACCGCTCGGAGATGTACTTGCGAACCGCGTCGCTCGTGCCGCCGATGACGACGATGTTGACGATCCCGAAGATCGAGAGGACAAGCGCGTACTGCCCGTACTCCGTCGGCCCGAGTAATCTGACCAGCGCCGGCGTGAAGAAGAAGCCGGCGAGGACGACGAAGAGCTTCGAGGCGACGACTAACCGTACTGCAGAGGAGAGCGAATCGGCCATGGAAACCCGTCGAGACCAACGCGTGCAGCGTACTTAATCCGGGAGTGGATTGGCTCTCGATCGTGTCTGACACGCTCGCCGATACGTTTCGACGCCCGGCTTTTGCTTCCGCGTCCTACGTCCGACCGAACCGCCGGGAAAGCGTTCGACCGAGGTTCAGCGCCGACAGCGCCGGTGCCGGCCGTCCCCGTTCCCAGAGGAGCAGCGGGATCGGCTGCGCGCCGAAGTACTCTTTGAAGCAGAACACGCCGTTTCTGAAGTCCGGCGTCGAGCCGCGGAGGTCGTACGTCTCGTAGCCCCGGTCGATCGCCCACCTGATCGCGTGCTCGTGGAGCAACTCCGGCGCGTGGTACTCGAAGTGGTCCGCTGTGACGGCCGTGTAGAGGTGCTGGACCGACGACTGTTCGTCGTCCGTGATGTACAGGTACGTGCCGCGTCTCGCGCCGTCGGCCCGGAGCGAAAAGATCGCTATCCTGTCCTCGACTCGCTCGAGTTCGGTCAGAAACGAGTACGGAACCGCGTCCATCCCGACGCGGTCCATCACCCTCGTGTAGTCGTCGTAGAAATCGGACAGCACCGCGTCGGTCAGCGGTTCCTCGACGACCTCGAACTCGCTTTCGCGGCCGCGTCTGATGCCACGACGGCGCTCGCCGTGCATTTCCTCGACGATCGCGTTCCAGCCGCGGGTGAGATCGAGCACGAACCGACACGAGTGGACGGCGAGTTCGTAGCCGCGCTCCCTGAGCGCGTTGTGGTAGCGGACGAACCCCTGATCGTAGGTCCGAAACTGGTTGAACAGGACCCGTCCGTTACAGCGGTCGGCGACGCCGTCGAGCAGGAGTTCCAGCGCCCGCTCCTCGTCGGCCATCGCGACCGGGCCGCCGTAGCCCGGTTCGATCGATTTCAGCTGACCGACCGGTCCGAGCTCGGTGACGAAGTTCGGGAGGACGGCGATCGGGTTCCCCTTCTTCGAGACGAGGACGTGTCTCGGCTCGCGGTCCGTTCCCGCCTCGACCGCCTCGAGCCACTCGTAGCGATGGAAGACACAGCCGAGTTCGGACTGTTTGATGACGTTGTTCCACTGGTTCCGATTCACCGCGTCGATGCTATCTATGTGTTCCACTTCGAGGGACATCTGCGAGACCTCGGCGCGTGCCGTTCTCTCACCGGCGTCCTCGAAGAAATAGCTTTGGAGCGTCCGCCGGATATGCTCGGGTTTCTCCTCGCCAGCGGGAACGGTAACGGCGAATTACGATGAGTCGGCTCTATCGCTCGGCGGGCGCGGGCCCGCGAGCCGGGAGTCAGCGTAGCGAGCCCGCGCGGTCGAGGACGGCCGAGTGCAGTCCCGAAAGCGGCGGCGGGTCGTCGGCGCCCGGCGAGAGCGCGACGACGCGGTCGGCGTCGGCGGAGACGTTCGCGAGGAGCCGCGCGTTGTCCTCGCGCTCGAGCATTTCGTTGGTCGCGAGCGTCGAGTCGCCGACGACGATCACGGTCCCGTCGCTGACGGCTTCGACCGTCGCGACGGGGTGCGAGGCGGGGCGCTCGTCTTCCCCGAGCGTCGCGTCCGGATCGTCGACGAGGTAGCTGAATTCGCTCGTGTTCGCGAGCACAGTCGCGCCGTTTGGCTCGACCGCCGTCGCGCGGTTCAGCGCCAGCCGATCGACGTCCGCGGTCAGCGCGTGGTCCGCGACGGACGTCGCGATCGGTCGCGCCGGCCCGCGGTCGTAGTGGCGGTCGTCCCGGAGCACCTGGCCGTCGAGTCGGGCCTCGGCGCCGACAGCTGAGAGGGCGGTGTTCGCCTCGGGCGAGTCGGCGACCACCACGAGCGTACCGCCGTCCCGGACGAACGCCTCGGCGTCCGCCTCGTCGCCGTCGGTCGGCGGCGACGCGATGGCGACGGTTCCGTCGGGCTCAAGCCCGTCGTATCCCGCGGCCGCCTCGTACTCGAGGCCGGGTTCCGACTCGATCTGCTGTCGGAGTTCGCTGGTACCGTCGCCGCTCGGGTTGTACGGATCGTGGGCGACGGTCGAGGTCGAACCCGCCCAGCCGATCGCGACGAGGACGACGACCGCCAGTGCAACGAGCGCGAACCGCGGGCGGTCGACGTCTCGATCGGCGCTCACGGAAGCACCCCTGGCGCGAGTAACTGAACGGTGCGGACGGCGACGACGACGACGGCGCCGGCAATCGCGACGACGGTAATTCGGCGGAGCCGTCTCCGCCAGCGCGGGTCGACCTCGGCGGGAATCAGCAGTTCGTTCAGAACTACGAATCCGAGCACTGCCAGCAGGAAAAACGCGCCGGGGGAGAACTCCCCCAGCGCGACGAGCGCGAGCAGCGCTCCGAGCAGCCAGACGACCTGCAGGCGAACGTACCGGCGGCGCCGCGGCGTTGACATCGACGGCAACCGTTCACGAGCACGTCCGTAAACCTAGCCGATGGTATCGGTCTCGAGTACGCGGTAACGCGGTTTTACGACCGATTCGAGGACTGTACTCGCGTCGGAACCGATCGAGACGCGGCTCAGGAGTGCAACGACACCGATCCGGAGTCGTACACCCGATCGCGGTCCTCGAGCGCGTCTCGCGGGAGGTTCGACTCGTCGACGTACTGCGTGAACTGGAGGGGCCTGTCCTCGAGTTCGTCCTCCCGGACGAGGACGGCGTCGTGGTCGTCGAACATGGCGTCGCCCTCGGCGGCGTCGACCACCGAACACAGCGAGCCGTGGAACGCTCCCATGTACCGACAGGCGATCCGGTCGGTTCCGATCTCCCCGCGGTAGCCGTCGTCGACCGCCGCGAACGACTGGCGCTCGTGGTCGGAGAGGTAGAACGTGTAGAACGGTCGCTCGACGATCGGATTGTCGGAGGCGGTGAGCTCGTTCGAGACGGCCGTGAAGGTGAACAGCGACAGGATCAGCAGGAGGACGAGAAACGCTGCCAGCCCGCCGCGCCGGAGCAGTTCGTACAGCCCGTAGCCGCCGGCCAGCGCGACGAACGCGAAGCCGTAGTGGCCGAACCGGTCGACGTTGACGCCGGCCACCGCGTCGAGCAGGAGCACCGGGCCGGGGAAGACGAGCGGGACGAGGAGGATCGCCACGACGCCGACGGCCGTCGTACGACCGCTCGGCCTCCGGCTACCGTTGCGGACGACGTCGGCGCCGTCGTCGCCGCCGTCCGCGCACGCCGGCCGCCGTCCTCGCTCGAGCAGGAACAGGAACCCAAGGAGGACGAAGAAGAGGACGAACCCGTAGGGAACGAAGTTCGCGACCTCCACCCAGGGGCTCGTGATCACGCCCTCCGGGACCGCCGACTCCGTCGGCTCGAAGAGCACCGCGTAGATCGTTCCCGCGATTCGCGTGACGACGACCTCCGCGGCGTACAGCCAGTAGAGGCTCGTGAACAGGAACGTCACGGCGAGGACGTAGCTGCCGACGATCGGCTCCGACCGGGTGATCGTCCGCTCGGTGAGCGCCACGAGGGCGAGGATCGCGAGCACGAACGGGATCGTCACGGGGTGAGCGACCACGATCGCCGCGACGAGGCCGACGGTCAGGAGCCGAATCCCCGCGGTCGGGCGACTCAGGAGCGCGAGCAACAACGCGAGGAAGAAGATCGAGGCGACGCTGCGCGGGATCGAGTACATCCCGTAGAAGAGGTACAGCGGGAACGAGATCGCCACCAGGCTCGCCAGGAGGGCGTACTTCTCGTCCGGGTGGAGTCGGTGCGCGACGCCGTAGGTGAGACCGACGCCCGCGGCGAAGATTCCGCCGGAGAGGAGGTACATCGCGGTGTACGGCGCGATCCAGCTGCCGAAGACCAGCGAGACGAACGCGGTGTAGACGTGCCACAGCTGGAACGAGTCGTAGCTCGGCAGGAGCGTGGACGTCCGTCCGGTCTCGAGGATCGACGTCGCTATCGAGATGTGCGACGTGAGATCCGTGTGGCCGACGAAGAGCCCGTAGTTCAGGGTGACGCTGTAGATGACGAGCAGGACGGTGACCACCAGGTGATAGAGCGCGATTGCGCGGCTCGTTCGGCCGATCGGCGTCGTCGCTGTTAGCAGGAAACAGCAGAGGTAGAGGAGCGAGGCGCCCGCGTAGAACGCGTACGGACGAACGTCGGTGGCGACCAGCACGAGGACCAGTGCGCCGAGTACGAAGTGAAAAAGCGCCGACCAGACCCGCCAGTCGACCCGGGCCGGTGGCGACCAGCTGCCGGCGTCGGTGCGCACTCCTCGAGCGACGATCGGGGCCGCGATCATCGGAACGGCGACGTACAATCCCAGTATCGACAGGTTACGGAATTCGAGAAGGAGCGGGACGGCGACCCCGAGAACCGCGGCGACGACGAGCGCGACCGAGAGCGGTCGGGACACGTCGAAATCGGTTCGGATCACGGTCGCCTCCGTCTCCGTCGATCGGCCCGACCGGTACGAGCCGCTCGCGCGGCGCGACGCGTTCGGCGTCCGGCGCTCGAGCCGGTCGTTCCCGTCGGGCGGTTCTGCATAGTCGAGGGTTCGCTATGCGAGCCACTGCGAAAAACGTTACAGCACGTTCAGCCGATCCGACGAGTCCGGTGACGCCCGTCGCGATGTGACGATCGAGCTCGGTCTCGGACGTCGGATCCGGTCTCGCGATCGGACGACGCGTCCGCGGGGCCGGCGGTAGATCGAGATTACCGCCGTCGTCGTCCGCGGACAATGTCGCGCTTCTCCGCGTGACGATATCGAACCCTATAGAACGCCTGCGACGTACCTCGGCGAGATGGATCGTCGAACCGTCCTGAAGACGACCGGTGCCGTCGCAACGACGGTGCTGTTAGCAGGGTGTTCGGACGACGCCGAACCCGACGATTCCGACGAGCCCGATGAGTCGGCGGAGTCCGACGAGGCGCCCGACCATAACTCGTCCGAGGACGACGAGCCGGAGGGGTTCGAGGACTCGCTCGCGGACCAGGTCGACGAGGACGACGAGGGGGTCGACGTCGTCCAGATCGACTACGACGAACTCGACGAGCCGACCGACGTCTACCGGGTCTGGTCGGGCGACCCGACCACGTTTTCGTTCGTCGATAACCACACGTTCGACGGGGAAACGGCACTGCGCTGCGATATTCCTCGAGGCGGAAGCGACGGGAGCAACGCGGCGTACTGGTTCCCGGAGAACGGGTACGGACAGCCGCTCGAGGTCCGCCAGCGGGCGATGGTTCGACTGGGCGACGACTGGGCGATGGAGGCGGGCGACGTCTGCCGGTTCTGGTGTCTCGGCCTGAACACGGAGGCGGGAATCCAGGGCTCCGGCGGTCGCGGACGGCCGTCCGGAAACGACGGCTGGTCGAGCATGCTCGCGCTCACGAACCGGGAGAGTCGATCGAACGGCGAGTACAAGCTCGCCGCTTACACCTACCACCTCGATCAGCCGTGGACGAGCGGCGAGTTCGAACTGACCGACGCGCGGGTGCCGGCCGACGAGTGGTTCGCGCTCGAGACCGAGGTCGTGATGAACTCGATCGACGACGACGAGGCGGTACACGACGGCGAGGCTCGCTGCTGGATCGACGGCGAACTCGCCTACGAGCGAACCGACTTTCGCTGGACGACGATCGAAGAGCAGGCGGTCGAGTACGCCGGCCCGCTGGTGCGGTACGGAGGCGGTGAAACCGCGCCGGCAGACCTCGCGATCTACTACGACGAGCACGAACTGCTCGCCGACGACATTCCCGACATTCCGCCGTACGACCAGGATCCGCACTTCGAGGACCCTGCGAATATGGACGCTTACGACGGGCGCGTGACCTACGTCAACGGCGACGGGACCGCGACGTACCGCTTCTACGTCGACGGCGACGTCGTTCACACCGACTGGAGCAACGTCGACGGCCACCAGGCGATGTACAACGACACCGTCGACATCACGCCGGCTGACGCCTCCGAAAGCGGCTACGCGATCGTCGAGGCGACCGCGGAGCCGAACACCGTCGACGGCTACCTCTTCAACGGCGAGTTCGTCGCTATCGACGCCGATCCCGATCCCGTCGAGCTGTGGGTCTCCGGGGAACAGGTCGAACCCGTCGACTACCCGCCGTCTCCTACCGACGCGTGAAGGGAACGGGTTCGCGATCGGGAGACCGGGAGAGTTCGACGGTCGGCAGCTTGCGGACGAGTCCTGCCGGCGGCGTCAACCACGCGCCCAGGTCCGACCGATCGACGTCCCACGAAACCCCCGGCTTTGCGATCGCTCGCAGACACTCGAGCAGTCGCTCCTCCTCGCGGTTGCAGGCGTAGTAGTACAGCTCTCGAAGCGGGAACACCATCTCGCCGTCCGGTCGCGGCGACCGGGCGGGTAACCGATCCTCGAGGCCGAGCGCCGTCGCGACCATCGTCGAGGCGAACCGGTAGCCGTGCGCGCTCGCCAGCGCGTACGACGCCCAGAACTTCGGATTGATCTCCATGAGCACGAGTTCGCCGCTCGCTCGGCGCTTGAACTCGACGAGCGCGACGCCGTGCCAGCCGAGCTCCCGGAGCAACTCGGCGGCCGCAGCCTCGAGTTCGGGGTCGCGACACAGCCGGAGGTGGGTTCCGCTGCCGCCGCGACGCGGGACGGACCGCAGTTCCTCGTGGGCGACGCGGAGTTCGATCTCGCCGTTGCGGACGAACAGCCCGCACGCGTACGTCGGCGACGGGCCGGTGATACACTCCTGTACGAGGACGTCCCCCGTCGGCGCGACGGCCTCGAGACGGTCGTAAACCTCCCAGAACCGATCCGGATCCGCGACGCGAGCCGTCGTCTCGCGGCCGCCGCCCGCCTCCCGCCGCGCCTTGAGAAAGACCGGGAACGCGAGGGTCTCGAGCGATCCGGTCGGCCGGCCCCGAGCGTCGACCTCCTCGACGAGCCGCGAGTAGTCCGTCGGCACGTCGATACCGAGCGCGGCGGCCCGCTCCATCGTCGCCGCCTTGTCAGCGGCGACCTCGAACGCGTCGGGGTCGGGGAGACGGACGGACGCGAACGACGGGAGGTCGTCCCGGACCGACTCGAGGACGGCCGCCGACTCGTAGCCGACGGGGAGGACGAACTGCGGGCGGTGAGCGCGGATCACGGCCCGCAGCGCCTCGAGATAGCCGGGATCGTCGGTCGACGGGATCGTGACGGCGACGTCGCAGTAGTTCGACCGAAGCAGCCGGCTGTACCGCATCGTTCCCGCGCCGACGATCGTCACCCCGAGATCTTCCGACAGCTCCTGCGCGATCACGAGCGCGGTCGGGTAATCGCCGTCGAGAAGCAGCACCCGCGGCCCCGTTCGCATGCCACGTCTCCCGTGATCGCGGGTGAAAAGCGACGCCGATCGTCTCGCCGATCCGCGGCAAGTAATCTCGATTTTCTCCGTCGAACGCGGCTCGTCGAGGAGGCATCTCGTCACCATCCGTCGTCCCTCGTCGCCGCCGCTCGAGGCGGGACGACCGCGTTCGGCGGTCGGAGCCGACCGTCGTCGCGGACAACGAAGAATTAGCGGCGGTGAACGGCGTGTTGACTCCGGTAACACTCGTTTGGAACCGGTCTATTTAGACGCCGCGATCGGGTCAATCACTTTATGGTATCGCTCCACTCCGAATCACTTTCGGGATTGTTTACAGTCTTCCGAAAGAGAAAATTTATGTCGGTAGTCCCCTGTTACCCGGCCGTATGGAACGAGAGCACCCGGCTCGAGAACGGACCGACACGGAGCACAGCGACGGATTTCGCGGGAGTAACGATCGCGTTCTCGGCCGGCGATCGTACCTGAAACTCACCGGCGGGGCGATGGCCGCGCTGGGAGTCGGAACCGGTGGGAGCGCGACGGCCGCCGGCGACGGGTCGGAGGCAGCGGTGATCGACATCGACTACGACGAGTACGAGGACCCCGGCGAGGTGTACGACGTCAACGACGTCCGCGGCTCCTACACTCCCGAGTTCGTGACCGACCGGCCGACGCGCGACGGCCGCTCGCTGCGCACGGAGTTTACGGGGAACTCGAAGATCGCCAACTGCGAGTACCGGCTGCCGGAGCAGGTCGGCGAGTATCAGGACGAGGTGTACACCCGGTTTACCGTCCACCCGGAGAACTTCGATCTCGGCGCGGACGACACGGTCCGGATGTTCTGGGCCCCGCTGACGAACGGCGACGGCTCGTCCGGTGGCGGCTCGGCCGGCGGCACGAACGGCTGGTCGAACGCGATCGGCTTCGCCAACCGGAACGACTCGCCGGCGCCGGAGGGGTACAAATTCTTCTCGTACTGTTACCACATGGACGGCTCCGGCGACTTCCAGATGACCGACGCCGTCGTACAGATGGACGAGTGGAACGAGATCGAGTGTCACGTCAAGGTCAACTCCTACGACGGCGGCTCGGCCAACGCCGACGGCGTGATGCAGTACTGGGTCAACGGCGAACTCGCCTTCGAGGATACCTCGATGCGGTTCACCACCAGCGACGACAACCGGATCGAGACGGTCGGTCCGCTCGGCTACATGATCGGCAGCGGCGGCGGTGCGCTCTACTACGACCAGCACCAGATCGCCCTCGACATGGGCCGCGAGGAGGCCCGGAGCGCGCTCGAGTAACGATACTGCCACAAGGGACACGTCGCGATCGTCAGATCACCAGCGAGGCCGCCAGGCCGAGGAGCGCGACGCCGAGTGCGAGTTTGAGTCGGCCCGCGTCGAGTCGGTGAGCGAGCCACCAGCCGAGTCCGACGCCTCCGAGGTACGCGCCCGTGATCGGAACGAACAGGGCGGTGACGATCGCGTCGAGGAGCAGGTAGTTGAGCGTCGTGAACAGCGCGGTCGCCACGACGACGACCTGCGTGATCGCGATCGTCGCGAGCATCGGCACGCCGACCAGCACGAGCGCCGGCGCCGAGAGCGCCGCGCCGCCGATTCCCAGAAGCCCGCCGGAGACGCCGATCACGAGTCCGACGCCGACGAACCCGGCGGTGTCCCACCCGCCCCGCCCGAGTTCGACGCGGGGCTCGAGGTCGTGGTACTCCCGGTAGACGATCGTCCCGCCGACGACCGCGAGCAGCGCCGCGAGGACGAGGCCGTACAGCCCCCGCGAGAGGTAGGCGTTCAGGCGCACGCCGATCCATGTCCCGCCCGCGGCGGCGCCGCTCACGACGCCGGCGATCCACCAGTCGATCTCGCCCGAGCGCGCGTAGACGAGACTCCCCAGCACCGCGCCGACGGTGAAGATGGCGCTCGAGGTGCCCGCGACCTCGGCGCTCGAGAGCGACGTCGTGAGATAGAGACCGGTGACGATGAGGATCCCGCCGGGGCCGATCG
This DNA window, taken from Natronococcus sp. CG52, encodes the following:
- a CDS encoding peptidoglycan bridge formation glycyltransferase FemA/FemB family protein, whose product is MSLEVEHIDSIDAVNRNQWNNVIKQSELGCVFHRYEWLEAVEAGTDREPRHVLVSKKGNPIAVLPNFVTELGPVGQLKSIEPGYGGPVAMADEERALELLLDGVADRCNGRVLFNQFRTYDQGFVRYHNALRERGYELAVHSCRFVLDLTRGWNAIVEEMHGERRRGIRRGRESEFEVVEEPLTDAVLSDFYDDYTRVMDRVGMDAVPYSFLTELERVEDRIAIFSLRADGARRGTYLYITDDEQSSVQHLYTAVTADHFEYHAPELLHEHAIRWAIDRGYETYDLRGSTPDFRNGVFCFKEYFGAQPIPLLLWERGRPAPALSALNLGRTLSRRFGRT
- a CDS encoding DUF4350 domain-containing protein — translated: MSADRDVDRPRFALVALAVVVLVAIGWAGSTSTVAHDPYNPSGDGTSELRQQIESEPGLEYEAAAGYDGLEPDGTVAIASPPTDGDEADAEAFVRDGGTLVVVADSPEANTALSAVGAEARLDGQVLRDDRHYDRGPARPIATSVADHALTADVDRLALNRATAVEPNGATVLANTSEFSYLVDDPDATLGEDERPASHPVATVEAVSDGTVIVVGDSTLATNEMLEREDNARLLANVSADADRVVALSPGADDPPPLSGLHSAVLDRAGSLR
- a CDS encoding twin-arginine translocation signal domain-containing protein, with amino-acid sequence MDRRTVLKTTGAVATTVLLAGCSDDAEPDDSDEPDESAESDEAPDHNSSEDDEPEGFEDSLADQVDEDDEGVDVVQIDYDELDEPTDVYRVWSGDPTTFSFVDNHTFDGETALRCDIPRGGSDGSNAAYWFPENGYGQPLEVRQRAMVRLGDDWAMEAGDVCRFWCLGLNTEAGIQGSGGRGRPSGNDGWSSMLALTNRESRSNGEYKLAAYTYHLDQPWTSGEFELTDARVPADEWFALETEVVMNSIDDDEAVHDGEARCWIDGELAYERTDFRWTTIEEQAVEYAGPLVRYGGGETAPADLAIYYDEHELLADDIPDIPPYDQDPHFEDPANMDAYDGRVTYVNGDGTATYRFYVDGDVVHTDWSNVDGHQAMYNDTVDITPADASESGYAIVEATAEPNTVDGYLFNGEFVAIDADPDPVELWVSGEQVEPVDYPPSPTDA
- a CDS encoding ATP-grasp domain-containing protein, giving the protein MRTGPRVLLLDGDYPTALVIAQELSEDLGVTIVGAGTMRYSRLLRSNYCDVAVTIPSTDDPGYLEALRAVIRAHRPQFVLPVGYESAAVLESVRDDLPSFASVRLPDPDAFEVAADKAATMERAAALGIDVPTDYSRLVEEVDARGRPTGSLETLAFPVFLKARREAGGGRETTARVADPDRFWEVYDRLEAVAPTGDVLVQECITGPSPTYACGLFVRNGEIELRVAHEELRSVPRRGGSGTHLRLCRDPELEAAAAELLRELGWHGVALVEFKRRASGELVLMEINPKFWASYALASAHGYRFASTMVATALGLEDRLPARSPRPDGEMVFPLRELYYYACNREEERLLECLRAIAKPGVSWDVDRSDLGAWLTPPAGLVRKLPTVELSRSPDREPVPFTRR
- a CDS encoding sulfite exporter TauE/SafE family protein, yielding MVVATEVLVALVVLAFVGGVIVATIGPGGILIVTGLYLTTSLSSAEVAGTSSAIFTVGAVLGSLVYARSGEIDWWIAGVVSGAAAGGTWIGVRLNAYLSRGLYGLVLAALLAVVGGTIVYREYHDLEPRVELGRGGWDTAGFVGVGLVIGVSGGLLGIGGAALSAPALVLVGVPMLATIAITQVVVVATALFTTLNYLLLDAIVTALFVPITGAYLGGVGLGWWLAHRLDAGRLKLALGVALLGLAASLVI